The genome window CGACGCTGAAGGCGATCGGGGTCTTCGGACGCCGCTACGGGGCCTACGTGGCCCAGTACGGCCTGCAGGCGATGTACCGCCGCCGCGTCACCCGTCGGTACCTACAACTGCCGATTTCGTGGCACCGGCGCCATCCCACCGGCGAACTGCTGTCCAACGCCAACGCCGACGTCGAGTCCGCCTTCTTCGTCGCGGCCCCGCTGCCGATGGCGTTCGGCGCCTCGCTGATGCTGGTGGCCACCGCCGGCCTCCTGGTGTTCACCGACCCGTTCCTCGCCGCGATCGGGTTCTCGGTCGGGCCGTTGCTGGCGCTCGCCAACTGGTACTACCAGCGTCGCATGCGCCACGCCGCGACCGTCGCCCAACAGGCACGCGCCGACGTCTCCGAGGTCGCGCATGAGTCCTTCGACGCCGCCCTCGTGGTCAAGACGATGGGTCGCGAGGCGGCCGAGGCGGACAAGTTCCGCGGCATCTCCGAGGACCTGCGCGACAAGATGATCGTCGTCGGACGCCTGCGCGCGTTCTTCGACCCGGTGATCGAGGCCCTGCCCAACGTCGCGATCCTGCTCGTGCTGCTGGTGGGGGCCATGCGGGTCCGCGACGGGGCACTCAACGCCGGCGCGCTGGTGACCTTCGCCTACCTGTTCCGCCTCGTCGCCCTGCCGATCCGGGTGTTCGGCTGGCTGCTCGGCGAGCTGCCCCGTGCCGTGGTCGGCTGGGACCGGGTGCAGCGGGTCCTCGACGCGGTCGGCGACATGGTCTACGGCCGCCACCGTGAGCGCCGCGAGGGCGGGGCCCAGAGCGGGCTGGACGACGTCAGCTTCCTGCATCCGAGCAGTGCCCGCGAAGACCTCTCCGAGGGCTCGCCCGACCTCGCCGCCGGCCGTCCGGAGGCCGAGCCGGTCGCCGGCCAGGTCCCGCCCGGGACCGGGGACCTCGCCGTCGACCCCGACGCCGCGACCACCCGCGGGGTCGAGGCGGTCACCTTCGACGTCGAGGCTGGCAGCACGGTGGCGCTCGTCGGGCCGACCGGGGCGGGCAAGTCCACGGTCGCGTCGTTGCTGGTGCGCCTCTACGACCCCGACGCCGGTTTGGTCCGCTTCGACGGTCGCGACGTGAAGGACCTCGACCGCGACCAGCTCGCCGCCGACGTCGCGATCGTGTTCCAGGAGGCGTTCCTGTTCGACGACTCCGTGCGCGAGAACATCACCCTGGGGGGCGACTACACCGACGAAGAGGTCGAGGCAGCCGCCCGCCTGGCCCAGGCGCACGACTTCATCAGCACCCTCGACGCCGGCTACGACACCGAGGTCGGCGAGCGCGGCGCGACCCTGTCCGGCGGCCAACGGCAGCGGATCGCGTTGGCGCGGGCCCTGATCCGCAAACCCCGGCTGCTGGTGCTCGACGACGCCACCTCGGCGGTCGATCCCTCGGTCGAGTCCGAGATCCTGCGTGGCCTCTCGGACGCGGCCCTGCCGTCGACGGTGGTCGTCGTGGCCTACCGGCGCGGTTCGATCGCGCTGGCCGACGAGGTGGTCTTCGTCCGCGAGGGACGCATCGAGGGGCGCGGCACCCACGACGACCTGCTGCGCGAGGTGCCCGCCTACGCCGCCCTGGTCACCGCCTACGAGCGGCAGGCCCTCGAGGCGCACGAGGAACGTCGCGCGCACGCCGAGGGAGGTACGCGATGACGGCGCCCCCGCAGGTCGTCCAGCCGGCCCCCACCGAGGGTGCGTGGCGAACCCTGGTCCGCGGCATCTCGCTCAGCCCCGAGCTGCGCGTCGGGCTGCCCGGCACGCTCGTGCTGGCGTTCTTCGCCACCGCCGGGCGCGCGATCGTCCCCATCGCCGTGCAACGCACGATCGACGACGGTCTCAATCCCGCCGCCGGCGGCGTGGACATGCTCGCCGTCCGCAACGCGGTGATCCTGGCGGGCGTCGCGGTGCTGCTGACCGCGCTCGCCAGCGGTTGGATGAACTGGCGTCTGGCGACCGTGGTCGAGACGGCGCTGTCGAATCTGCGCGTGCGCGCCTTCCGGCACATCCACGACCTGTCGATGCTGCACCAGGCGACCCAGCAACGCGGCGGCCTCACGGCCCGGGTCACGACCGACATCGACGAGATCAGTCGGTTCATGCAGTGGGCCGGCCTCAACCTGATCACCGCGACCGGGCAGCTGACGGT of Egicoccus sp. AB-alg6-2 contains these proteins:
- a CDS encoding ABC transporter ATP-binding protein, which gives rise to MSAVNSRPTPRARDGVIRRGAVVIAQALRSAPKPFAWGMAGSTVFAGMTVASSLVLGWVTDNVILPSFAAGETDRGLLVTAVAAIVGVATLKAIGVFGRRYGAYVAQYGLQAMYRRRVTRRYLQLPISWHRRHPTGELLSNANADVESAFFVAAPLPMAFGASLMLVATAGLLVFTDPFLAAIGFSVGPLLALANWYYQRRMRHAATVAQQARADVSEVAHESFDAALVVKTMGREAAEADKFRGISEDLRDKMIVVGRLRAFFDPVIEALPNVAILLVLLVGAMRVRDGALNAGALVTFAYLFRLVALPIRVFGWLLGELPRAVVGWDRVQRVLDAVGDMVYGRHRERREGGAQSGLDDVSFLHPSSAREDLSEGSPDLAAGRPEAEPVAGQVPPGTGDLAVDPDAATTRGVEAVTFDVEAGSTVALVGPTGAGKSTVASLLVRLYDPDAGLVRFDGRDVKDLDRDQLAADVAIVFQEAFLFDDSVRENITLGGDYTDEEVEAAARLAQAHDFISTLDAGYDTEVGERGATLSGGQRQRIALARALIRKPRLLVLDDATSAVDPSVESEILRGLSDAALPSTVVVVAYRRGSIALADEVVFVREGRIEGRGTHDDLLREVPAYAALVTAYERQALEAHEERRAHAEGGTR